A stretch of Arachis hypogaea cultivar Tifrunner chromosome 15, arahy.Tifrunner.gnm2.J5K5, whole genome shotgun sequence DNA encodes these proteins:
- the LOC112751253 gene encoding lachrymatory-factor synthase produces MMEASNQQVEKWKGKAKTEVLGFKVEQVWPLLEDFFGLDKWFPTLSTCLAVEGISGRPGCVRFCAGFKTPVDEQGKQTINWTKQKLLSIDPTLHTFSYSIIDGNVGFCSYISTLKVTPKEDQGCEIEWLYEVEPVQGWRPEDLDLFIGSGLQVMAQRIQGALETMQEAVKT; encoded by the coding sequence ATGAtggaagcttcaaatcaacaagtTGAAAAATGGAAGGGCAAGGCCAAAACAGAAGTACTAGGATTCAAAGTAGAGCAAGTATGGCCTCTCTTGGAAGATTTCTTTGGCCTTGACAAGTGGTTCCCTACTCTCTCTACATGCCTTGCTGTCGAAGGCATCTCCGGCCGACCCGGCTGCGTGCGCTTCTGTGCCGGATTCAAGACCCCTGTGGATGAACAAGGCAAACAAACTATAAATTGGACTAAGCAGAAGCTTTTGTCCATTGACCCAACATTGCATACATTTAGCTACTCAATCATAGATGGAAATGTTGGATTCTGCTCCTACATTTCGACCTTGAAGGTGACACCTAAGGAAGATCAGGGCTGCGAGATTGAGTGGCTATATGAAGTTGAACCTGTCCAAGGGTGGCGGCCGGAAGATCTCGATCTTTTCATTGGTTCGGGTTTGCAGGTGATGGCTCAGAGGATTCAGGGAGCTTTGGAGACCATGCAAGAAGCAGTTAAAACTTGA
- the LOC140179413 gene encoding uncharacterized protein: protein MDRYFRISRIQVEEKLEYVVLALHGEALTWFEWWESQSTFPSWIRFKQDLLKRFEPGADANPLAPLLQVRQHGSVMEYRRDFEIAARAHRHLGGDTLLCMFHEGLKPSIKAEMRVAEFENLKALMDRAMMLESRNEAWREDGKHPGGRRNENTNRLGWSGARSNNWARPTSQSPSITKQPTPTPHSKTESNTSSAPSTTNITKPSSRWISHEEWSERQRKGLYFRCGDKWNPGHACKFRHQQLILLGEEEEQPEDYREDLASEEPVVTINSLSLRLSSLSYWGLTSHQTLNLPLVHLPPFRIEVGNRAIEQGLGGCEKVEILVQGLSIVKDFLVMELGRSEVVLGAGWIASFGKFEGDYNALSLSWMLNGKKVTLHGDPSLGRSRASAKVTLNALRNNEEGFLVTPVFVVDSTEAQLSVSSATLAILQQFEDIFQFPYGLPPQRTHDHAIIGIIRPSTSPFSSPVILVKKKDGGWRFCFDYRALNKITVPDRFPIPVIEELLDELDGATVFSKLDLKSEYHQIRMKEEDIHKTAFRTHDGHYEFLVMPFGLTNAPSTFQALMNTVLHPFLRKFALVFFDDILIYSKDIISHRGHLQNIFKVLRQHSLLVNKKKCCFEATSIKYLGHVISAEGVAADPKKLRDMLDWPPPKDIRSLRGFLGLTEYYRRFVKGYSAIAAPLTQLLKKDSFNWGKDAESAFQMLKTAMVSVPILAVPCFSKPFQLETDASGKGVGAVLMQEGRPIAFMSQKLLETAQQKSVYERELMAIVLVVQKWKHYLMGQQFTIFTDQKSLKFLLDQ from the exons ATGGATCGTTATTTTCGCATATCGAGGATTCAGGTGGAAGAGAAACTCGAGTACGTGGTGCTTGCACTTCATGGGGAAGCTTTAACGTGGTTTGAATGGTGGGAGTCTCAATCCACCTTCCCTTCATGGATTCGTTTTAAACAAGATTTGCTCAAACGATTTGAGCCAGGTGCAGATGCGAATCCTCTTGCGCCATTATTGCAGGTGAGACAGCATGGGTCGGTTATGGAGTATCGGAGAGACTTTGAGATAGCGGCTAGGGCACATAGACATTTGGGCGGAGATACTTTGTTGTGCATGTTCCATGAAGGACTCAAACCGTCAATTAAAGCGGAGATGAGAGTTGCTGAGTTTGAAAACCTCAAGGCGCTGATGGATAGGGCCATGATGTTAGAGTCGAGGAATGAAGCGTGGCGTGAAGATGGAAAGCACCCAGGAGGAAGACGAAATGAAAATACCAACCGTCTAGGCTGGAGCGGTGCCAGATCCAATAATTGGGCTCGGCCCACTTCACAATCTCCCTCAATAACTAAACAGCCCACACCCACCCCACATAGTAAAACAGAATCCAATACTTCCTCGGCTCCTTCCACCACTAATATAACAAAGCCTTCATCACGATGGATTTCACATGAGGAATGGAGTGAGAGACAGCGCAAAGGTCTCTATTTCCGATGCGGGGACAAGTGGAATCCTGGCCACGCATGCAAGTTCAGACATCAACAACTCATTCTCTTGGGGGAGGAGGAGGAACAACCCGAGGATTATCGCGAAGATTTGGCCTCGGAGGAACCTGTAGTAACCATTAACAGTCTTTCTCTTCGTCTCTCTTCTCTAAGTTATTGGGGACTTACATCACACCAAACTTTGAA TTTGCCATTGGTACACCTGCCTCCTTTCCGAATTGAGGTTGGAAATAGAGCGATAGAGCAGGGGTTAGGTGGCTGTGAAAAAGTGGAAATATTGGTACAAGGACTTTCTATTGtgaaggatttcttggtgatggaATTGGGACGTTCTGAAGTAGTTTTGGGTGCGGGGTGGATTGCTAGTTTTGGAAAATTTGAAGGGGATTATAACGCCTTATCCTTGAGCTGGATGTTGAATGGGAAGAAGGTGACTTTGCATGGTGATCCCTCTTTAGGGAGAAGTCGAGCTAGTGCAAAAGTGACTTTAAATGCTCTGAGAAATAATGAAGAGGGCTTTCTCGTAACCCCTGTGTTCGTTGTCGATTCTACAGAAGCCCAACTATCTGTTTCATCAGCAACTTTGGCAATTTTGCAGCAATTTGAGGATATCTTTCAGTTCCCATATGGTCTTCCTCCACAAAGAACTCACGATCATGCTATA ATTGGGATTATTCGGCCCAGCACAAGTCCCTTCTCGAGCCCAGTAATTCTGGTAAAGAAAAAGGATGGTGGGTGGAGGTTTTGCTTCGACTATAGGGCCCTCAATAAGATCACGGTGCCGGACAGATTTCCTATTCCTGTTATAGAGGAGCTATTGGATGAGCTCGATGGTGCAACAGTGTTTTCGAAATTGGATCTCAAATCCGAATATCATCAAATTCGAATGAAGGAAGAGGATATTCATAAGACAGCTTTTCGCACCCACGACGGCCATTACGAATTCCTTGTAATGCCTTTTGGCCTCACAAACGCTCCATCCACTTTTCAAGCTCTCATGAACACTGTACTTCATCCGTTTCTCAGAAAATTTGCTCTAGTTTTCTTCGATGACATCCTTATTTATAGCAAGGATATCATTAGCCACAGAGGTCATTTGCAAAATATTTTTAAGGTACTGAGACAGCACAGTTTATTGGTAAATAAAAAGAAGTGTTGTTTTGAAGCAACGAGTATTAAGTACCTTGGCCACGTTATTTCTGCCGAAGGGGTGGCGGCGGATCCTAAGAAACTCAGAGATATGCTTGACTGGCCTCCACCAAAAGATATTCGCAGCTTGAGGGGTTTCTTGGGCTTAACCGAATATTATCGGCGTTTTGTAAAGGGTTATAGTGCTATTGCTGCTCCTCTCACCCAACTTCTCAAAAAGGACTCTTTtaattggggtaaggatgctgaATCTGCTTTTCAAATGCTCAAAACAGCTATGGTTTCAGTTCCAATTTTAGCCGTTCCATGCTTTTCTAAACCTTTCCAGCTGGAAACCGATGCATCCGGAAAGGGAGTGGGTGCTGTCTTGATGCAGGAGGGCCGGCCAATTGCTTTTATGAGCCAAAAACTCTTGGAAACAGCCCAGCAGAAATCTGTCTACGAAAGAGAGTTGATGGCAATTGTTCTAGTTGTTCAAAAGTGGAAACACTATCTCATGGGACAGCAGTTCACGATTTTTACTGATCAAAAGTCCCTGAAGTTTTTATTAGATCAGTAA